A stretch of Campylobacter volucris DNA encodes these proteins:
- the lepA gene encoding translation elongation factor 4 — MLMKNIRNFSIIAHIDHGKSTLADRIISECGAISDRLMSNQVMDTMDIEKERGITIKAQSVRLNYTYNNEEYILNLIDTPGHVDFSYEVSRSLASCEGALLVVDASQGVEAQTIANVYIALENNLEIIPVINKIDLPSADVEKVKHEIEHIIGIDCKDAICVSAKTGVGIKELIETVITKIPAPKTDDEAPAKALIYDSWFDNYLGALALVRVYEGNISKNDEVLIMSTDKRHIVQDLFYPHPLNPIKTKSLQSGEVGVIVLGLKNVADVQVGDTITLTKNKAKEAIGGFEKAKAFVFAGLYPIETDKFEDLRDALDKLKLNDSSITYEPETSLALGFGFRVGFLGLLHMEVIKERLEREFNLDLIATAPTVTYEIYQTDGEILKIQNPSELPPVNKIDHIKEPYVKATIITPSEFLGNLITLLNRKRGMQVKMDYITPERVLLEYDIPLNEIVMDFYDKLKSLTKGYASFDYEPIEFRIGDLVKLDIKVAGENVDALSIIVPNEKALSKGRELVKAMKEIVPRQLFEVAIQASIGNKIIARENVKSMGKNVTAKCYGGDITRKRKLLEKQKEGKKRMKAIGKVHLPQEAFLSVLKID; from the coding sequence ATCTTAATGAAAAACATTAGAAATTTCTCAATCATAGCTCATATTGATCATGGAAAAAGCACACTAGCTGATAGAATTATTAGCGAATGCGGTGCAATTAGCGATAGATTAATGAGTAATCAAGTTATGGATACTATGGATATAGAAAAAGAACGCGGTATTACCATTAAAGCTCAATCGGTGCGTCTAAACTATACTTATAATAATGAAGAGTATATACTAAATTTAATTGATACTCCTGGCCATGTAGATTTTTCCTATGAAGTTAGTAGGTCTTTAGCAAGCTGCGAAGGAGCCTTACTTGTAGTAGATGCCTCACAAGGAGTTGAAGCACAAACCATAGCAAATGTTTATATAGCATTAGAAAATAATCTTGAAATAATCCCTGTTATAAATAAAATCGATTTACCATCAGCTGATGTTGAAAAAGTAAAGCACGAAATTGAACATATCATCGGGATAGATTGCAAAGATGCAATTTGCGTAAGTGCTAAAACCGGGGTTGGTATTAAAGAACTTATAGAAACTGTCATTACAAAAATACCAGCACCAAAAACCGATGATGAAGCTCCTGCTAAAGCTTTGATTTATGATTCTTGGTTTGATAATTATTTAGGAGCTTTAGCTTTGGTTAGAGTTTATGAAGGCAATATTTCCAAAAACGACGAAGTGTTAATAATGAGCACAGATAAAAGACATATTGTGCAAGATTTATTTTACCCACATCCTTTAAATCCAATAAAAACCAAATCACTGCAATCAGGTGAAGTTGGTGTAATCGTTCTTGGACTTAAAAATGTCGCAGATGTTCAAGTTGGAGATACTATAACCTTAACTAAAAATAAAGCAAAAGAGGCTATAGGAGGTTTCGAAAAAGCTAAAGCTTTTGTTTTTGCAGGATTATATCCTATAGAAACTGATAAATTTGAAGATCTAAGAGATGCGCTTGATAAATTAAAACTAAATGATAGCTCTATAACTTACGAACCTGAAACTTCTTTAGCTTTAGGGTTTGGTTTTAGGGTTGGTTTTTTAGGACTTTTACATATGGAGGTTATCAAAGAAAGATTAGAGCGTGAATTTAATCTTGATTTGATTGCAACAGCTCCTACTGTTACTTATGAAATTTATCAAACCGATGGAGAAATCTTAAAAATTCAAAATCCAAGCGAATTACCTCCTGTAAATAAAATCGATCATATTAAAGAACCTTATGTCAAAGCTACCATTATAACCCCTAGTGAATTTTTAGGAAATTTAATTACTCTTTTAAATCGCAAACGGGGTATGCAAGTAAAAATGGATTATATCACTCCTGAGCGTGTTTTGCTTGAATATGATATACCTTTAAATGAAATAGTTATGGATTTTTATGACAAATTAAAATCTTTGACCAAAGGCTATGCAAGTTTTGATTATGAGCCTATAGAATTTAGAATAGGTGATTTGGTAAAACTTGATATCAAAGTAGCTGGGGAAAATGTAGATGCGCTAAGTATAATAGTGCCAAATGAAAAAGCTTTAAGCAAAGGAAGAGAATTGGTAAAAGCTATGAAAGAAATAGTCCCTAGACAACTTTTTGAAGTAGCTATACAAGCAAGTATAGGTAATAAAATCATAGCTAGAGAAAATGTAAAATCCATGGGGAAAAATGTAACAGCAAAATGCTATGGTGGTGATATCACAAGGAAAAGAAAACTTCTTGAAAAACAAAAAGAAGGTAAAAAGAGAATGAAAGCCATTGGCAAGGTTCATCTACCTCAAGAAGCATTTTTAAGTGTTTTAAAAATTGACTAA
- a CDS encoding MATE family efflux transporter translates to MHNFYTSSNPTKLFFKCALPNMASAAFIYLYIIIDGIFVGRYLGVDALAAMNLVMPFIMISFALADMIAIGSSVQISINLGKGKIEQARRIFSFCLLLIFIISCFMGILGFFLANSLSKLMGASEHIQILSTQYMQIFALFAPATMLSFALDNYLRICGKTFYSMMVNIIIALSNIILDWLFIVVFGWGLFSAALATCIGMFLGTILGFIPFVFKNLILKFKKPLINFNILKSILYNGSSEFFSNISSSIYTILANAILLKIAGNNALAAFSIILYLSTFVFILVIAMCDAMQPAISYNYGHKNLKRIQDIFKRMFFASFFIGIFTFLCVYFYNDFIVEIFNKDNNQEFFLIAQNALLIFSFSFLLSWFGKFCASFFTALDKPLLSLSISIIQSLILPFIFIYALSYFFGLNGIWAASIVSEICVVFIAYFILRKSFKNLNF, encoded by the coding sequence ATACATAATTTTTACACTTCATCAAACCCCACTAAGTTATTTTTTAAATGTGCATTGCCTAATATGGCTAGTGCAGCTTTTATATACCTTTATATAATTATTGATGGAATTTTTGTTGGTAGATATCTTGGAGTAGATGCTTTAGCAGCTATGAATTTAGTGATGCCTTTTATTATGATTAGTTTTGCATTAGCAGATATGATAGCCATAGGATCTTCTGTGCAAATTTCTATCAATCTAGGAAAAGGAAAAATAGAACAAGCAAGAAGAATTTTTTCTTTTTGTCTTTTATTGATTTTTATCATTTCATGTTTTATGGGAATTTTAGGCTTTTTTCTTGCAAATTCTTTAAGCAAACTCATGGGAGCAAGCGAACATATACAAATTTTATCCACTCAATATATGCAAATTTTTGCACTTTTTGCACCAGCTACTATGCTTTCTTTTGCACTTGATAATTACTTAAGAATTTGCGGAAAAACTTTTTATAGTATGATGGTAAATATCATCATAGCTTTAAGTAATATTATTTTAGATTGGCTTTTTATTGTAGTTTTTGGATGGGGACTTTTTTCAGCTGCATTAGCAACATGCATAGGTATGTTTTTGGGCACTATACTAGGTTTTATCCCATTTGTATTTAAAAATCTTATTTTAAAATTTAAAAAACCTCTGATAAATTTTAATATACTAAAAAGCATTCTTTATAATGGTTCTTCTGAATTTTTCTCAAATATTTCAAGTTCTATTTATACCATACTTGCTAATGCTATCTTGTTAAAAATAGCAGGTAACAATGCTTTAGCAGCATTTTCTATTATACTTTATTTAAGCACCTTTGTTTTTATACTTGTTATAGCAATGTGTGATGCGATGCAACCAGCTATAAGCTATAATTATGGGCACAAAAACCTAAAAAGAATTCAAGATATTTTCAAAAGAATGTTTTTTGCTTCTTTTTTCATCGGAATTTTTACATTTTTATGCGTTTATTTTTACAATGATTTTATCGTTGAAATTTTTAACAAAGACAATAATCAAGAATTTTTTCTCATAGCACAAAATGCACTTTTGATTTTTTCTTTTTCTTTTTTATTGAGTTGGTTTGGTAAATTTTGTGCTTCGTTTTTTACAGCACTAGATAAACCTTTACTTTCTTTGAGTATTTCAATCATACAAAGTCTAATTTTACCTTTTATATTTATTTATGCATTGTCTTATTTTTTTGGTTTAAATGGTATATGGGCAGCTTCTATAGTGAGTGAAATTTGTGTGGTTTTTATAGCTTATTTTATATTACGCAAAAGCTTTAAAAATCTAAACTTTTAG
- a CDS encoding uroporphyrinogen-III synthase — protein MVYFIGTQEFIGVENIVLSEIKFCDFCVNLYEFDCLIISSKNALKALMQSDSNINWDINLYAVGFKSAKLAKELGFKNVKYPSKAYGENLAYEFLNEFKNKKCLYLRAKKISSSLDEILLNSNINLTQKIVYENISLNSQNISLNHPAVFVFSAPSSVDNFLNFYELKTEDKIVVIGEKTAKKLKHFKNLYICQEQDLNSCINLAKSLDF, from the coding sequence ATGGTTTATTTTATAGGAACGCAAGAATTTATAGGTGTGGAAAATATTGTTTTAAGCGAGATTAAATTTTGTGATTTTTGTGTTAATTTGTATGAATTTGATTGTTTGATTATTAGTTCCAAAAATGCTCTTAAAGCTTTAATGCAAAGCGATTCTAATATAAATTGGGATATTAATTTATATGCTGTGGGATTTAAAAGTGCAAAATTAGCCAAAGAACTTGGTTTTAAAAATGTAAAATATCCAAGTAAAGCTTATGGAGAAAATTTAGCTTATGAATTTTTAAATGAGTTTAAAAATAAAAAATGTCTATATCTAAGAGCAAAAAAAATTAGCTCTAGTTTAGATGAAATTTTGTTAAATTCTAATATAAATCTTACTCAAAAAATAGTGTATGAAAATATTTCTCTAAACTCTCAAAATATATCTTTAAATCATCCTGCTGTTTTTGTTTTCAGTGCTCCTTCTAGTGTGGATAATTTCTTAAATTTTTATGAGTTAAAAACAGAAGATAAGATTGTAGTTATAGGTGAGAAAACAGCTAAAAAGTTAAAACATTTTAAAAATTTATATATTTGCCAAGAGCAAGATTTAAATTCTTGCATTAATTTGGCTAAAAGTTTAGATTTTTAA
- the thiE gene encoding thiamine phosphate synthase, whose translation MNSYKIYLVASKEQKSEDKFLNIVKEALKAGVNIVQLREKELNTLEFYNLALKVKRLCDEFKVPFLINDRIDIALAVDASGVHIGQKDLPLKIARQILGDEKLIGLTINHKSELVNLQKADYIGVGAVFPTPSKKECMVLGIDGLKEIVNLSPLSVVAIGGIDHANISLLKGIAIDGVAVIRAIMDAKDPSKSVFNLKQAFESL comes from the coding sequence ATGAACTCATATAAAATTTATTTAGTCGCAAGCAAAGAGCAAAAAAGCGAAGATAAATTTTTAAATATCGTAAAAGAAGCACTTAAAGCAGGAGTGAATATAGTCCAACTTAGAGAAAAAGAACTCAATACTTTAGAATTTTATAATTTAGCATTAAAAGTAAAAAGATTATGTGATGAATTTAAAGTTCCATTTTTAATTAATGATAGGATTGATATTGCTTTAGCAGTGGATGCTAGTGGAGTTCATATTGGCCAAAAAGATTTACCTTTAAAAATAGCTAGACAAATTTTAGGAGATGAAAAATTAATAGGATTAACAATTAATCATAAAAGTGAGCTGGTAAATTTACAAAAAGCTGATTATATAGGAGTTGGTGCGGTTTTTCCAACTCCTAGTAAGAAAGAATGTATGGTGCTTGGAATTGATGGTTTAAAAGAGATTGTAAATTTAAGTCCTTTGTCAGTAGTGGCAATTGGTGGTATTGATCATGCAAATATTTCTTTACTTAAAGGTATTGCTATAGATGGAGTGGCTGTAATTAGAGCTATTATGGATGCTAAAGATCCAAGTAAAAGTGTATTTAATTTAAAACAAGCTTTTGAGAGTTTATAA
- the thiM gene encoding hydroxyethylthiazole kinase — MYIAKIRKIKPLIHHITNYVTVNDCANATIALGASPIMADFDKEQKEFSKISNCLVLNTGTINERVAKAMYESVAYYEKLNKAIILDPVAMGVTCARNEINSKLLSNKISIIKANASEIASIIGLDGKAKGTDNTFIINDDFLQKAQEYTQNTDRILVVTGEIDFIISKDKIAKIYNGSIMATKITGAGCMCASVCGVFAGVIEDKFQASLYAMLSFNIACELAQINSKGTGSFRMNLLDELSNINDEDIKNKAKYELI, encoded by the coding sequence ATGTATATTGCAAAAATAAGAAAAATAAAACCTTTAATCCATCATATAACAAATTATGTAACAGTAAATGATTGTGCAAATGCTACTATAGCTTTAGGTGCTAGTCCTATAATGGCTGATTTTGACAAAGAACAAAAAGAATTTTCTAAAATTTCTAATTGTTTAGTTTTAAATACAGGCACGATTAATGAAAGAGTAGCTAAGGCAATGTATGAAAGTGTAGCTTATTATGAAAAATTAAATAAAGCTATTATTCTTGATCCTGTTGCAATGGGTGTTACTTGTGCAAGAAATGAGATTAATAGCAAATTATTATCAAATAAAATTAGCATTATTAAAGCAAATGCTTCAGAGATTGCAAGCATTATTGGTTTAGACGGTAAAGCAAAAGGAACAGATAATACTTTTATAATCAATGATGATTTTTTACAAAAAGCTCAAGAATACACTCAAAATACTGATAGAATTTTAGTAGTAACTGGTGAGATTGATTTTATTATTTCAAAAGATAAAATTGCAAAAATTTATAATGGTTCTATCATGGCTACTAAAATTACTGGAGCAGGTTGTATGTGCGCTTCTGTGTGTGGAGTATTTGCTGGAGTGATAGAAGATAAATTTCAAGCAAGCTTGTATGCTATGCTTAGTTTTAATATAGCTTGTGAGTTAGCACAAATAAATTCCAAAGGCACAGGGAGCTTTAGGATGAATTTGCTTGATGAACTAAGCAATATTAATGATGAAGATATTAAAAACAAGGCTAAATATGAACTCATATAA
- the thiD gene encoding bifunctional hydroxymethylpyrimidine kinase/phosphomethylpyrimidine kinase — MIQAQTKTKIPILTIAGSDCSGGAGLQADLKTFSAHGLFGMSVVLSVVAENTTRVISCFDIPKKIIDEQMLAIYEDITPKAVKIGMLGSKEIISCVKENLLHFKCENIVIDPVMFAKNGYALMPLENCQFFKDEILSLADVLTPNIPEAEFLCDFKIYNEEDMKKAALKLFDYGAKSVLIKGGHSKENTNDVFYDGKEFSIFKGEKIDTKNTHGTGCTLSSAIASNLALGKNKYQAIALAKEYVYGAILNSLALGKGCGPTNHFFKFDKE, encoded by the coding sequence ATGATACAAGCACAAACTAAAACAAAAATTCCAATTCTTACTATAGCAGGCAGTGATTGTAGTGGTGGAGCTGGATTGCAAGCTGATTTGAAAACTTTTAGTGCTCATGGTTTGTTTGGAATGAGTGTAGTGTTAAGCGTGGTAGCTGAAAATACTACTAGGGTTATTTCTTGTTTTGATATACCTAAAAAAATTATAGATGAACAAATGCTAGCAATTTATGAAGATATTACCCCTAAAGCTGTAAAAATTGGTATGCTTGGTTCTAAAGAGATTATAAGTTGTGTAAAAGAAAATTTACTTCATTTTAAATGTGAAAATATAGTAATTGATCCTGTGATGTTTGCTAAAAACGGCTATGCTTTAATGCCTTTGGAAAATTGTCAATTCTTTAAAGATGAAATTCTTTCATTAGCAGATGTACTCACTCCAAATATCCCTGAGGCTGAATTTTTATGTGATTTTAAAATTTATAATGAAGAAGATATGAAAAAAGCAGCTTTAAAACTTTTTGATTATGGTGCTAAAAGTGTTTTGATAAAAGGTGGTCATAGTAAAGAAAATACTAATGATGTTTTTTATGATGGGAAAGAATTTAGTATCTTTAAAGGTGAAAAGATTGATACTAAAAATACTCACGGCACAGGATGTACGCTTAGTTCTGCTATAGCAAGTAACTTAGCACTTGGAAAAAACAAATATCAAGCCATAGCTTTAGCTAAAGAATATGTTTATGGTGCTATTTTAAATTCTTTAGCACTTGGCAAGGGTTGTGGCCCTACAAATCATTTTTTTAAATTTGATAAGGAATAA
- a CDS encoding low molecular weight protein-tyrosine-phosphatase: MIKIVFVCLGNICRSPMAEFIMKDILQKANLRHLFSISSAGTSGYHDGEDMHHKTKALLKSKNIKACDFCSQKLTQKICDENDYIFVMDDSNFKEVVKNFPQHKHKIQKITNYTPNLTYTEVPDPWYSGNFDETYLILSQACENIFNLLKKDF, encoded by the coding sequence ATGATTAAAATTGTTTTTGTATGTCTGGGAAACATTTGTCGATCACCTATGGCTGAATTTATTATGAAAGATATACTTCAAAAAGCAAATTTAAGACATCTTTTTAGCATATCTAGCGCAGGAACTTCAGGCTATCATGATGGAGAAGATATGCATCATAAAACCAAAGCCTTATTGAAAAGTAAAAATATCAAAGCTTGTGATTTTTGTAGTCAAAAATTAACACAAAAAATATGCGATGAAAATGATTATATCTTTGTAATGGATGATTCTAATTTTAAAGAAGTTGTTAAAAATTTTCCACAACACAAACATAAAATTCAAAAAATTACAAACTACACACCCAATTTAACATATACTGAAGTCCCTGATCCTTGGTATAGTGGAAATTTTGATGAAACTTATTTAATCCTTTCGCAAGCATGTGAAAATATATTCAATCTACTCAAAAAAGATTTTTAA
- a CDS encoding methyl-accepting chemotaxis protein — MLLYFIISYYLSPLQKIQSGLNSFFDFINHKTKDSNLIDVKTNDEFGAIAKAINENITKTKNALEQDAKAVEQSVETAKEIEHGNLTARITAIPANPQLIELKNVLNNMLSVLEEKVGSNMNEINRVFDSYKALDFTTEVANAKGEVEITTNVLGQEIVNMLRQSSEFANLLATESGKLQSAVRELTDSSSSQASSLEETAAALEEITSSMQNVSSKTSEVIAQSEEIKNVTSIIGDIADQINLLALNAAIEAARAGEHGRGFAVVADEVRNLAERTQKSLGEIEANTNILVQSINEMGESIKEQTTGITQINDAVAQIDHVTQENLKIAKDSAAISENVNQIANDILEDAKKKKF, encoded by the coding sequence ATCTTACTTTACTTTATCATATCTTATTACCTCTCCCCACTCCAAAAAATCCAATCAGGTCTTAACTCATTCTTTGACTTTATCAATCATAAAACCAAAGATTCTAATCTAATAGATGTTAAAACCAATGACGAATTTGGAGCTATAGCTAAAGCTATCAACGAAAACATCACTAAAACTAAAAATGCTTTAGAACAAGATGCTAAAGCAGTAGAACAATCAGTTGAAACAGCTAAAGAAATAGAACATGGTAATTTAACAGCAAGAATAACAGCTATTCCTGCTAATCCTCAATTAATAGAATTAAAAAACGTATTAAATAATATGCTTAGTGTATTAGAAGAAAAGGTTGGTTCTAATATGAATGAAATCAACCGTGTATTTGATAGCTATAAAGCATTAGACTTTACTACAGAAGTTGCTAATGCTAAAGGTGAAGTAGAAATTACTACTAATGTATTAGGTCAAGAAATAGTAAATATGCTAAGACAATCTTCTGAATTTGCTAATTTACTTGCTACTGAAAGTGGTAAATTACAAAGTGCTGTTAGAGAATTAACAGATTCTTCATCAAGCCAAGCTTCTTCTTTAGAAGAAACAGCTGCTGCTTTAGAAGAAATAACATCTTCTATGCAAAATGTTTCTTCTAAAACTAGTGAAGTAATTGCTCAAAGTGAAGAGATTAAAAATGTTACTTCTATTATTGGAGATATTGCTGATCAAATTAATCTACTTGCATTAAATGCTGCAATAGAAGCTGCAAGAGCTGGAGAACATGGTCGTGGATTTGCTGTTGTTGCTGATGAAGTTAGAAACCTAGCTGAAAGAACTCAAAAGTCTTTAGGTGAAATAGAAGCTAATACTAATATCTTAGTTCAATCTATTAATGAAATGGGTGAGAGTATTAAAGAACAAACTACAGGTATTACTCAAATAAATGATGCTGTAGCACAAATTGATCATGTAACACAAGAAAATCTTAAAATAGCTAAAGATAGTGCTGCAATATCTGAAAATGTAAATCAAATAGCTAATGATATATTAGAAGATGCTAAGAAGAAGAAGTTTTAG
- a CDS encoding methyl-accepting chemotaxis protein codes for MQNVSSKTSEVIAQSEEIKNVTSIIGDIADQINLLALNAAIEAARAGEHGRGFAVVADEVRNLAERTQKSLGEIEANTNILVQSINEMGESIKEQTTGITQINDAVAQIDHVTQENLKIAKDSAAISENVNQIANDILEDAKKKKF; via the coding sequence ATGCAAAATGTTTCTTCTAAAACTAGTGAAGTAATTGCTCAAAGTGAAGAGATTAAAAATGTTACTTCTATTATTGGAGATATTGCTGATCAAATTAATCTATTAGCATTAAATGCTGCAATAGAAGCTGCAAGAGCTGGAGAACATGGTCGTGGATTTGCTGTTGTTGCTGATGAAGTTAGAAACCTAGCTGAAAGAACTCAAAAGTCTTTAGGTGAAATAGAAGCTAATACTAATATCTTAGTTCAATCTATTAATGAAATGGGTGAGAGTATTAAAGAACAAACTACAGGTATTACTCAAATAAATGATGCTGTAGCACAAATTGATCATGTAACACAAGAAAATCTTAAAATAGCTAAAGATAGTGCTGCAATATCTGAAAATGTAAATCAAATAGCTAATGATATATTAGAAGATGCTAAGAAGAAGAAGTTTTAG
- a CDS encoding methyl-accepting chemotaxis protein codes for MQNVSSKTSEVIAQSEEIKNVTSIIGDIADQINLLALNAAIEAARAGEHGRGFAVVADEVRNLAERTQKSLGEIEANTNILVQSINEMGESIKEQTTGITQINDAVAQIDHVTQENLKIAKDSAAISENVNQIANDILEDAKKKKF; via the coding sequence ATGCAAAATGTTTCTTCTAAAACTAGTGAAGTAATTGCTCAAAGTGAAGAGATTAAAAATGTTACTTCTATTATTGGAGATATTGCTGATCAAATTAATCTACTTGCATTAAATGCTGCAATAGAAGCTGCAAGAGCTGGAGAACATGGTCGTGGATTTGCTGTTGTTGCTGATGAAGTTAGAAACCTAGCTGAAAGAACTCAAAAGTCTTTAGGTGAAATAGAAGCTAATACTAATATCTTAGTTCAATCTATTAATGAAATGGGTGAGAGTATTAAAGAACAAACTACAGGTATTACTCAAATTAATGATGCTGTAGCTCAAATTGATCATGTAACACAAGAAAATCTTAAAATAGCTAAAGATAGTGCTGCAATATCTGAAAATGTAAATCAAATAGCTAATGATATATTAGAAGATGCTAAGAAGAAGAAGTTTTAA
- the rsmG gene encoding 16S rRNA (guanine(527)-N(7))-methyltransferase RsmG gives MNEYKQRLNFLKEKSYDDFFCKIKQYKQILQKFNRIHNLTHFANIDENIIDSVKILDFYDLHFAKKIIDVGSGAGFPAVFLACILNESEFFLFEPNAKKASFLRVVKTELGLLNLNIIKEKLQNYPKFKVDLICSRALMDIAPLIELCQGFYDENTTFLLYKGSQVYEELGQIKNYKIFNDNFRNYCILQMKG, from the coding sequence TTGAATGAGTATAAGCAAAGGTTAAATTTTTTAAAAGAAAAATCTTATGATGATTTTTTTTGCAAAATCAAACAATATAAACAAATTTTGCAAAAATTTAATCGCATCCATAACTTGACTCATTTTGCAAATATCGATGAAAACATTATAGATAGTGTTAAAATTTTAGATTTTTATGATTTACACTTTGCAAAAAAAATCATCGATGTTGGCAGTGGAGCAGGTTTTCCAGCTGTATTTTTAGCGTGTATATTAAACGAGAGTGAGTTTTTTTTATTTGAACCAAATGCAAAAAAAGCTTCATTTTTAAGAGTGGTTAAAACTGAACTTGGTTTGTTAAATTTAAACATCATCAAAGAAAAATTGCAAAATTACCCTAAATTTAAAGTTGATCTTATTTGCTCTAGAGCATTAATGGATATTGCTCCTTTAATAGAGCTTTGTCAAGGTTTTTATGATGAAAATACTACTTTTTTGCTTTACAAGGGTAGTCAAGTCTATGAGGAGTTAGGGCAAATTAAAAATTATAAAATTTTTAATGATAATTTTAGAAATTATTGTATATTGCAAATGAAAGGGTGA
- the ribA gene encoding GTP cyclohydrolase II: MTIQISDIAKLPTHFGEFFIQSFKENDKEHICIFKGSFDKEVNIRIHSECLTGDVLKSLKCDCGEQLEFSLKYIQEHGGMVIYLRQEGRGIGLFNKINAYALQDKGFDTIKANHQLGFKADERSYEIVDFILDHYKITKVNLLTNNPQKIDSLKDKLNIRVPILIDANRFNKEYLQIKHTQMGHLN; the protein is encoded by the coding sequence ATGACTATACAAATTTCTGATATAGCCAAACTTCCTACGCATTTTGGTGAATTTTTTATTCAAAGTTTTAAAGAAAATGATAAAGAGCATATTTGTATTTTTAAAGGTAGTTTTGATAAAGAAGTAAATATTAGAATTCATTCAGAATGTCTTACAGGAGATGTGCTAAAAAGTTTAAAATGTGATTGTGGAGAGCAACTTGAATTTTCTTTAAAGTATATACAAGAGCATGGAGGAATGGTTATTTATTTAAGGCAAGAAGGCAGAGGTATAGGATTATTTAATAAAATCAATGCTTATGCTTTGCAAGATAAGGGTTTTGATACTATAAAAGCAAATCATCAATTAGGCTTTAAAGCAGACGAGCGTAGTTATGAAATAGTCGATTTTATACTAGATCATTATAAAATTACTAAGGTAAATTTATTAACCAATAATCCTCAAAAAATTGATTCTTTAAAAGACAAGCTTAATATAAGAGTGCCAATACTCATTGATGCAAATCGTTTTAATAAAGAATATTTACAAATCAAACACACTCAAATGGGGCATTTAAATTGA
- the hemB gene encoding porphobilinogen synthase, with product MFKRFRRLRSNENIRALVRENTLNINDLIYPLFVVDGKNIKKEISSMPDVFQMSLDEILKECEELVLLGIKAIILFGVLEDDKKDSCGSDALSDDGLIARSLREIKAKFPNLIIITDLCFCEYTDHGHCGIINPKTKSVDNDLTLEISAKQALIHAKNGADMIAPSGMMDGIVYTLRKTLDENGYENLPIMAYSTKFASAYYGPFREVAKSTPSYGDRKTYQMDFANAKEALCESLEDEKQGADILMVKPALAYLDVVKELSQNSKLPICVYNVSGEYALLKAGQKAGVIDYEKMIFETMLAFKRAGAKLIITYHAKEIAKILSQK from the coding sequence ATGTTTAAACGCTTTAGAAGATTAAGATCAAATGAAAATATTAGAGCTTTAGTCAGAGAAAATACCTTAAATATAAATGATTTAATCTATCCACTTTTTGTTGTTGATGGAAAAAATATCAAAAAAGAAATTTCTTCCATGCCTGATGTTTTTCAAATGAGCTTAGATGAAATTTTAAAAGAATGCGAAGAATTGGTTTTGCTAGGTATAAAAGCAATTATTTTATTTGGTGTTTTAGAAGATGATAAAAAAGATAGCTGTGGAAGTGATGCTTTAAGCGATGATGGGTTAATTGCAAGAAGCCTAAGAGAAATCAAAGCAAAATTTCCAAATTTAATCATCATTACCGATCTTTGCTTTTGTGAATATACAGACCATGGACATTGTGGGATTATAAATCCAAAAACTAAAAGCGTAGATAATGACTTAACTTTAGAAATTTCAGCCAAACAAGCTTTGATCCATGCTAAAAATGGTGCAGATATGATTGCACCAAGCGGTATGATGGATGGCATTGTTTATACTTTAAGAAAAACTTTGGATGAAAATGGTTATGAAAATTTACCAATTATGGCTTATTCTACTAAATTTGCTTCTGCTTATTATGGACCATTTAGAGAGGTGGCAAAATCTACTCCAAGCTATGGAGATAGAAAAACTTATCAAATGGATTTTGCTAATGCTAAAGAAGCATTATGTGAAAGCTTAGAAGATGAAAAACAAGGCGCAGATATTTTGATGGTAAAACCTGCACTTGCGTATTTAGATGTAGTAAAAGAACTTTCACAAAATTCAAAACTTCCAATTTGTGTGTATAATGTAAGCGGAGAATATGCATTATTAAAAGCTGGACAAAAAGCTGGAGTGATTGATTATGAAAAAATGATTTTTGAAACTATGCTTGCTTTTAAAAGAGCTGGTGCAAAACTTATCATCACTTATCATGCAAAAGAAATTGCAAAAATTTTGAGTCAAAAATAA